GATTTCATAGGAGATAATCGAGAATTATCTCGTATATGAaacatttgttaataatttttccaaaaaCGTTAAGCTTTTCTATCGATTTCATTGTTCGTTTGTAGAATGACGATAGCGTACGGAACGGATTTAGtaggattattatttaatttttctttttctttttttttgtgttataAGTGAGATTCTGGTTATCTCTACCGTTccttttaattcattattttttattttttatcttacagAATGCTCTTTAATGTGACAGATTATAAATTACACTTAGTTGATAATTTTAACAGATTGGAGGTCAAAAGCTCTTAagtgatctttttctttttttaaatcgattgttCTTTCGAGACTATTTTTTGggctaatttttttattcatatagcACAATTAGAATCCCGTAAGAACTTTTGGTCTATCCTGTATTtctaattatactttttattataaactaaACATCtagtatacatttttttatgagaaatgattttaaaaagagagaagccaTAATTCTAAGTACGAcggaaataatcgattaagaAGCAACAGAATAATTTAAGGATTGGGGACActgtaaagagaaaatgtaagtCTAACGATCGTGGGGTGCTTGCTCTTTCTTATTAACTTAAATCGGATCAGAGAAAAGATTCTGTTATGcgtttagagagagagagaacgacgatTTTTATCGTATGATTAGGACGTTCTAAATGGACGTcgtattttttcaaaacttcAAATAAATGtgcgaaacttttttttttctttcccaaaATGTTTTACATTGTTCGCTTATCTCACGAACACGTAggagatattaatattatataaaagttattatcGATTACTATGTTCGATTGAAAACGtctaaaaatgaaaatcgacTTATACGatcgtatatttaatatcgaggtaatattattcgtatatatattaaatatatatatatattaaaaaaatatatatacgaacacACACGTGCGTGATTGAAATACTTCATTCGATTATGTAACATttgtcatatttatttatcatattttcattctttgaaCGCATGCCAACCGCAATACTAACAACTGGAAGCGTGGACTTCCGTTCTTGTCTAGGGTAAGTTACCGTAactttaattatcattttaagtTCGTGTCCcgttaatgataataacactTTATTAGgacgtatattatttaatgatagCCTATATATCACGATCGTGTTTGTAATCGAGTTATAATCTAAGACGATGACTACCATGCATGGTATTTTATCGGAAAGTGATTCAGTCATCGTTTCGTATAACTATTCCACGAATGGAATGACTGAATTCCTTACATTCCCGATTTGacagttaaaaaaagattcagctagatttatcgtaaaattgaATTACCTTAAGATGTAGATAGAGGTTCAGCCTATTGTTTCAATTTAAAGTATTAtatcctatttctttttttcttaatatattttttgtaattctttttttctttaattttttttttatcgatattttttattgagaaCAAACGATACTTTCAATTATCCTCGAATAATAAAAGGCACCTCGTACAACAATTTACGTATTTTGTTCTacttcgataaattttcaaatgaccagcatatagatacatatattggtctaacatttatataaaatagaagcATCTCTCTAGCTGTACCATTAACGTTCCACCCATGACAGACAGTAGAGATTATTAAGAATACAATGAGAAGGATTTTTCCCAATGACATAATCTTCCCACGCGTCTCTACATTTATTATTCACGAAAATCATACTATAGAAAACACATATCTACGTTAGGATATATCCTTTGCTATTCAAGATATATACATCGAGTTTTTCGCTTACTCATTTTCCCTCCTTGATGCCAATGTTGgacgatattttatttgataataagtagttaattataattgtctATTACGTCTATCACGAATAAGACGGATTAGTAGCTAGgagttaataaaatttgtcgagTCAGACTTGACACGTAGATGAATTAATCGAATCAAATATCGTCCAACACTCTCTCGaatagtttctcttttttattcccctTATACAATGTTACTTTGTTCCggtatatcgaaaaaaatgttaatgcaAGACAGATGACAAAatgttgataaataatttcaggTGGTACCGAGTGGTCTTCGAAAGATCTTCCACGTAAGAATAGCAATTGGAATTTTTTGTCCTTTGatctatattaaatgaaataattaattcattaattacgACTCCCACGATATTTTACATCCAAAGGCGCCAAGATCGAAATCCTTTGGTAGAATCGAATATGTCGTACCAccttattttttcctttcttttctttccttccatcgtttttctattttacagtGTGTTCgcatattttttacaataatcaCACGACTCGCGGAAGAACACTAATTATTAACCAAGAAAAGGTACCTATCTTTTATAACGGTTGGGAGACTTCGACTATTGTTTAGTAgtgttaaatctttttttttgtgtgtgtgcCATATAACTCGATTTCTTTAGTCATTTCAGTAACTTATCGTGTTTTATTGCTCcgtacgttttttttttacgtcgaGTTAACAGCGTTAAAGTGAAATGAATTTAGAATATCGACGTATATAGCCTCGTCAAtgttagaaaaattgttaCGACTAtaacaaaggaagaaaaaaaaaggataaataatagtaattgcaataaaaatatcgagatgatgaaaaaaaaggatcgataTCTTGGCGCACGCGTTTGTCGGAAAACATTTGTTGATCGTAAAAACACGacgtatattttaaatagcttttttcttttcttttttacgcgGCACTTAAATGCGTCAGAATCGACGATGAATTAGAAGGaacattttagaaaatatatactaatCGCGAATTAATTCATCTTCGACGATCTTgacgttattatatatatacgcattaAAAATGCATCGTCCACGTATTTCGCACGCAGACCTGGCTAAAATATCacataaaaatatcaagaagAATAAGATAATCATTGATGGATTTAGCTTTTCAAGGGACCCGAGTCGTCGGATATTTTTTGGACTTTATTAATgtaaatcaattattcattattcgatatatatattttctcactTCGTCGACCATTCATGCGaaagatgaaatgaaaaagaaacttatcAGATTGGATTATACGTGAATTCGTCACTGAACATtgtgataaattaaaaaaataaagtaaaataaaaatcgcaGATCATTttacagatatattttatctaagtCTGTGTTAGCGCACACACGCTTTACGTTCTCGCACCTGTAGAATTTATTCGGAAAATCCTTACACATTTTGTAAGATATATCTTACGTAATCCGATATACAGCCATCacaaagataattatatagagaaaaaaaaaaaatcatgtcaCTGGCATTGAACCGAGACGAGATGTCAGTCGTATACGATCAAGGCGATCATGTTTGCGGATCTCTTTAAGTAACAacacttacgtacgtacgtctgTGTTACCAAGcaaacataaaaattatcttcttttttctttttctttctctttttaatacaataatgTCAAGAACGCAACCGTGTCTATTCATCGTTTGATcgctcttattattattttttccttttttattatcaaaaatatgtcgaaatatttattaaagggTACCACaaaaatcgatcgtatcgCGAGGTGccttttttaattcaatattaacATCAAGATTTATATTAAGATACAATATTCTTTAATCTTTCCCGACAATCGTTAAATActcgtagaaatatttttaatagcaaATTGATGTACTTTCAAGtacatgttttcttttttctccccttctctctctcccctctcccaATTATAGTACACCCTTTACGTTTTAAAACATTCGGATCGTTAAGTTTTCTTGTGGATGTTCTGATTAGATATAGGTACAAGTTATtatcgagaaatatatatatacacatattggaaactataataatattcctttcttatcgattattaGGATGTAATCGGCAATTTACTCaatcgaaacaaaaattttaagaagacgttcgtttttatcgatgatataacacttctttctctcgtcccCCCCAAAACTATGTCGAATCAATGATTTTTCCCAATTTGTCGAACCTCCTCTCTTGCATGTCACCGCAACGATCCATAGATCACCATGTTTtgtcgttaaaagaaaaatgtgcgatatataataataaaagcacACGTTTTTGcacgttgttgttgttgttgtatttcaaaataaaagagtgactttgtttttttctatacctttttttatttttcagtttttcttctttctttgtgttTTCCCAAATTTCATTGCAAAAAATAACACGTAGTTGATATATCTGTGTACAGGACGAGCTAACCAGGATGGGATGAGTTTTCAAATCAGTTGTACTTTTTTATCGAGACTTCAAggctgattttttttttgtcagaaCGTAAAACTACAAGTTAGGCTTGTAGAGAAGGCattaattaagataattaGTCTAATTAATTAGCtcgtaaaaaagtaattgatttttaatatcgtctaGGAATGTTTGGCCCAGcctgtacatatgtatatatagatagatatatgaatacacatacatacgtacgtacattcatgttctaatttttttttttatcaattgatTATAGGTAATGAACCAGGAGGTCAAAAAGGAGACCCCATTGCAGTTCAAGTTTCGTGCGAAATTTTATCCCGAAGACGTTGCGGAGGAATTGATACAGGATATCACGCTTCGTCTCTTTTATTTGCAGGTgcgtgagagaaagaacagaGAATTTAATAACACAATCATCCTAATTGTACtgtctttattatatttaaccgaggagttttcatttatttatttatttattcatttatctcttttcttccattaGTTCTCTTCTGCCCTCTGACAGTAAGagtatacttaaaaaaattataacgttttccttcttctaagaaaaaaataataattgttattatgtaagatgagataaaaaaaaaaatcttgcgATTTATTATCGCAATTAGAGAGTGCGCGAAATAGGTACTCTTGTGAGCCTCTCATTTTATACATGCGATGCGTAACCTTGAATAGAAAAGTCCAATCttgataatatatcaataaagattagtcgattattatattgttaattaaattgcCAGGAGCAACGTTTAAATATTCGAATGAAATCTATCGTTATTTATATCCGTTTTGCACTGGGAACTTTTAACATGGAAACgttgtaaaattttcttttataggtGAAAAATGCTATTCTCAGTGATGAAATTTACTGCCCACCTGAAACATCCGTATTGCTTGCATCTTATGCGGTTCAAGCTAGACACGGTGATTTTCAAAAAGGAATTCACACTCCCGGCTTTTTAGCTAACGATCGCTTATTACCACAGCGAGTTGTGGATCAACATAAAATGAGTAAAGAAGAATGGGAGAGTTCGATAACTAATTGGTGGCAAGAACATCGCGGTATGTTGAGAGAAGATGCTATGATGGAATACTTGAAGATTGCTCAGGTGATAAAGCAACACAacgatttatatatctctctatagatgttacatttttttaatttatattttaatctttccttatttcttttcatcgggattaatttttgttttttttctgtttctttttttttttctttatataggATTTAGAAATGTATGGagttaattatttcgaaattcgtaataaaaaaggaacagaaTTATGGTTGGGCGTCGATGCTTTAGgtttgaatatttatgaaaaggaTGATAAACTTACTCCTAAGATTGGTTTTCCTTGGTCtgagataagaaatatttctttcaacgaaaagaaatttattattaaaccgATAGATAAGAAAGCACCagactttattttctttgctaCAAGAGTGAAGATTAATAAGAGAATTTTGGCACTTTGTATGGGCAATCATGAATTATATATGCGTAGACGTAAGCCGGATACTATTGATGTTCAGCAAATgaaggtatatacatatacatatatagatatatacgtattattgaaagtttcattttaagaatattttttttcctttcgatataATCAACCTAtgattatttgattaatttgcTACTTCTGAGTGCCGTGATAATAGAATATCGAATGAGGGCATTATCTatagataaatgtataaattcaGAGTCATTCTACCGAAAGTATTCGATATACgtggtaatatttttttcaaggctcaagcaagagaagaaaaaatcgcgAAGCAGCAGCAAAGGGAAAAATTGCAATTGGAAATTGCAGCGAGAGAACGTgcagaaaagaaacaacaagaGTACGAGGAAAGGCTAAGAAATATGGCCGAAGAAATGGATAGGCGACAGGCTGAATTAAACGAAGCTCAAGAGATGATCAGACGTTTGGAAGAACAATTGAAACAATTGCAGGCTGCGAAGGAGGAATTAGAAGATCGTCAAAAggtatttattacttataaatatCTTCAACGACTGATAATCTTATGGTTGTGAATCTTCTTTACAATGTACTTTATTATTGATAGGAATTGACGGCAATGATGGAAAAGTTAGAACTCTCTCATGAAATGGAAGCCGCAGAACGTGCTAAGTTGGAACAAGAGATTAGAGCTAAGCAAGAGGAGGTGCAACGTATACAATCCGAAGTAGAAGCAAAAGACGCAGAAGCTAGGAGATTACAGGAGGAGTTTGAAGCTGCCAAGtattcattgttttttttttatttattctttatcaatACGTTCGTAATTTTTCACGTATTTACAATTGCTTATTATTTCATCTTCGAGTAGACTTAGGCAAGAGGAAGCTGATCGAGCTTTCCAAGCTAGTACAActcctcatcatcatcatgtagaagaaaatgaggagggagaggaagaaggcGAAGATGAGGTTCCGAATTGTGATGTTACTAAAGATCTTGCTACGGATGAATCAATAATTGATCCAGTCGAAGAGAGACGTACTTTGgctgaaagaaacgaacgtcTTAACGATCAATTGAAggtgatttattatataattaatcaattgaaattaattcttcttttgacGTTCTATCTTatagttatattaattatatatataatatcataaataattaattattatacatcaaaaacatatatataaatattaacaaaataattctacATGTATTCatcgattcgatttattttaggCATTGAAGCAAGATCTTGCGCAATCACGAGACGAAACCAAGGAAACTGTTATGGATAAAATTCATAGGGAAAATGTTCGTCAAGGACGTGACAAGTATAAAACGCTTCGTGAAATTCGCAAGGGAAATACCAAACGTCGTGTCGATCAATTTgagaatatgtaaaatatgtgcgtatattTATCCACACGCCcgaatgcatttttattatctcattttttaaatttcatctaTTTCGTATCATTATACGAAATGTTATTATTGCAcatgagagatagagagagataaagagagagagagaggattcaATGTCCTACGTATATATCACTAGATTTTTATCGTCATTCCTTTGaattgaaaattatcttataatcgattttttaattcttgtgCCACGCAACGTAattgatacattttttttttttttttagagcgATTTATATAATCCTATCGCATTGAGACACTATTCATTCTCATCATCAATATCCAACttataaaattcgattataaaCACATTATGGCAATGAATCTAAACTCTTTATGAGTTTAGCAAAAAAGGAAAGCGACGagcgatttattatattacgatatCTTCCAAATATGCTTCCATATATCAATTATGATTCAATATCAAACGCGCTTCATTCTCAACAAGTTTTAGGTATTGAGATAGATCATTTGTGTCTTTTCTTCGAGATCAGAgttatattattctctttagtataaatattttttctttctttttttctttccttctttctttttttaaatcttgcAAAAATACTTCTCATATTCGTTAGAATAGTATTTGGCAATAAGCTAACTCACTCTCTCCTAATTATATTTAgctattttctatctttgttcTCGTGCTCgcgtttattataattctgTCGTCGAGAATGTgctaagaatattattattatgatctaTGTTCCTTATTATTCGTATCATGAACAACAAAAATTTCGAAcattcgtcttcttctttttcttcttctttttcttcttcttctcttatatatattttgttctcGTCCTAAGTATTATCGTTGatcggttaaaaaaaaaaaaaaaaaaaaaaaatagaaaaaaaaacgcttTCAATATGGTGCAGACATAactttcctttaacaattaccacgttacatttttttttcgtcatgGTCTTCATCACACGTACAGGATGGATCAAAAGTTCCTAGATTATTTTagaaatcaattactcttttacttctttacgAGATTCTATAACTATAAATCTAGAAAGGcttgaaaaagagtaatttattatgaaaatcgTATAGGAATTTTTTATCCATTCTGACAATCCGTCGTTTATTCTCCGTCCTTCGTTAAAGGATAACATTCGAagaaatacacacacaaacacatatccTCCCCTTAGCACGTATATTACCACTTGACAATTGTCAATGATAACGTGGCGATATATAACTGCATCTCCGAGTTCAACGAGATATAAATAGTTTTAGATTTGGGACAAGtgtgtaaattaaaaaattcgtacttttctctctctctgaggGTTTTAAATGAATCCGAATACAAAGttgatttgtatttttttttctttcctttttttttatatatatatatagaaaaataccGAAAATTCTGATTAGGAGAAAAGTTTATAGAATTAAAACTgcaatgaataatatattggCGTTTGTTTAGAATGTGTTGTGAACATAGTAATAACGGAAAGATAACATGCAACATATCTCTTTGTTATAACTCAGTCTTATTGCAACGTTACAATATGTGTGTGAAACACTTACAATTTAATAATGGAAGTGGTGTAACTATGAAAAATCTATTGagcgaatattttctttcctttttttttctttttttttctctttttttttttcttttctcctaaTGAATCCTTAGACAACACACAACAATGAGCGAGTCATAAAACTTATGTGGCTTATAAAACTGTATTTTTGCAACTTTTAGCACGTGcgaatttctatattattactgATAAGCgcaatttctatatttaacaCTTGTGGCCTTTATCGATATACGTACGTTGAATCAATATACTGTAGCAAACATAGAAGCTTAGGGACTTAGCCCTTAGTTtcacatattttttcatgaaagCCCAAATCAACGTacacgagaaagatagagatgggatgaatgaatgaatgaatgagagaaagagagagagagagagagagagaagaaaaatatgttttaacataaaaattctctgtgtatatgtgtgagagaaagattgaatgaagtaatgaatgaatgaacgaaagaaagaaagaaaaaaactaaaaaaaaaagaaaagaaaaaaaaatcaaataaatatgataatatggTTGTCTGGTACACCATGTAATTCTTTGaaacgattcttttctttttttttatttatttttttatcttattatctttttttctctttttttttttttaaaggaaaatcatgtggaagaaaaaaagaatttgataaaaCTTTAAGACACACAACAATCTCTTAATGctgccaatttttttttttttcttttctttttttctcatgttTTGAAGAAATActattaaacgataataataaaatacaatcaTTTTTGAATCAATGTTAggtaaaggaagagagagagagagagagggagaggattGTGAGATAATTATTAGAATGATTACAGAGTTTGTACTTTggtaatgatttattattacacgTTATTGTAATAtgcaaaagaaagattaacaCTACAGGAGGAacaataatatagatattttttgattatatttaatattaaaatttataaattagtaacattatattattattaatatttacaatttcgtagcgttattattattataattattattattattagtaattattattattagttgtagtaatattattattattaattattaatattattattattcaaggAATAGTATCGAATGAAAGTTAGAACAGAGAGCATTTTATAGTCGTCTATTTGTACTCATAAGTATAGTGAttatacgtgcatatatatatataaaaaaagatagttaAGCATGACGCACGATAATGTCACTTTGTAAGATTTGAAGAATAGACGAATAcagtttttataaataattcgtcTCGATACTCTAccaactataataatatttggatACTTAGATTTCATATTGAGACATTCCAGAGAATAATTGTTGGTGCAGTGTCCGATCTACGTTAGGTCTTTGGTCATtttctaatctaatctaatctgCTAAAATTGTGAATTTTTTGTGCTATTtggaagaatattttatacaatatatttggATCTTATATCTGAGAATATACATAATGGTTAGGACACAAAAATGTacttaatcatttatatacatttgtatttgaaaatttcatatataggTAGAGATGATTTTTAACTGTTGTGTCTTTttctatacttctttttttttttttctttatctttttctttttcttcttatcaacgacatacgtatatgattaaatataaacgCGTTAAGTATTCTGACGTAGATACGTGAACGAACGTAATTCAGAGAAGTTTTTTAAAAGGTAATGCAGAACTGTGTGTTAACATAGTTACTTTTTTGCGCATCAATTCTTAGGTCTCAGACAAAGTCTCTTCGTTCGTCGCACGATctgtaaatatgtaaatcaAAGTCATtaagtttttctatttctggCTCCGTGATAGAACGAACTTGTTTTCGTTACCTTTTCATCAAATGCACCGATGGACTGCCTATAATTGTGCTGTGTTATGTCtacattcataaataattatctggTTGTGTCTACCGCGTTGTAATATCCTCGGTgctataacattttttaagaatatgaaagatagaacttttataaaaacaaaaatgtctGGATAAATTTTCAACATTGCCTTCGTCGTGTTAATccaacttttcatttttcttttttagagactttctctatatctttttaacaCACCATTTTCGcgcaattattttattcaacaaTTCAATCAAACGTATGCATTAGGAGATATACACGTGAGGTACAGATGCGAATAcaactcttttattttattaataaaaaaacacgtataaaaagaaagataacattTATTTGTTGGTACGaggatataagaaaattacttGTATTTAGCTAAGGAAACtagaaattgtttaaataaaacaagtaGTATCGTACTTTTTCGCTTGCGTTGTTGTctttagtttttttatttatttctttattcggGAGGTGGAGACTCCGTTAAAAACGTAGTCGATCTGTTGTACCGACGTGTGTTATCAGTGAGGTATGGTAAATTTTTAGATCGACCGTCGATATTGTAGATTTAGTGTTGGGAACCTTCTCGCGCCATCTATTAGATCAATCGGAATTATCGAAAGTTTTTCTTCGActcttcttcgatcgatcgagcaataaaaaaagaaaagatctgcGCATGTATAAAATACCTGCGCCTAAAAGACGTCTAGGTAGACGTCGACCCCGTCGAGTTAGTTGGTTGTCAACGCTGTTTTCTATCGAACaatgttttttaattcaacgagagaaaaaaatgtcgaggAATTGTTCAGTTCCGATTATTCCGATGACGAAGGCAACGACGTCAGGTGggtgaaaaatttttcatctatATTAGATATCAAACACGTGCCAGTTTTACGTAATTTCTTGTTAGTCTGGTAttagtgaaagaaaagaagcaaccGGCGTGACTATTCCCATTGCTTTCACAGACATTATGACGAtcttcacttttttatttatgattgaaaaaatttctgcAAGCGATGTTTCTTTTGCCGATGATTTAAGTATTTAATCTTATTGCGAGTGTCTTTATTCGACGATATAGTGTAGATACATTGACGTGCATCGAAGATAAGAGTGACacgaattatttgaaatttcgttGCATGTACCGTTCTTTTTTAGCTGTCCAAAAATAGACATTCGGACGCCGCATTGTTCACGTGTTCCCGCGTAATTCAAACGTCGTGGACtgtttaaatcaaatatttcgaatatatttttttttgtaaacctATTTGTCGtgtaatacattttttgtggttttatcgattataaagGGGTATAAAATTGagataattttcaaagaaacatttttattttatagttcCATTCAAAATCgttctatgaaatattttctatggaAAACTATATTCTCATTATCAGTTACGCAATATTCCTGTATTGTTCCTGTATTAATAAGCTGTCATGAAAATGCGAGGGCTTGTGTAATCCGATTCCCATTTGCACAACGCTTCAAAGCGCAGGACTTGgctttgtatatacatatatatatacatatgtatatatatatatatatatatatatatatatatatatacatacacacacacgattAATCAGTTATCTAACGGTCGGTTACGATAAGGACATTAAGATTAACTTATTGTGATTATTTCTGCGCGTTTATTTTCCatcatatttctattattataattataattataatcataatcataattataatcataattataattataattataataattatcatcattattatcattattattcattttcatttccattttcaTTTCGACGATTATCATCGAGATGGTCGAATAGTATTATTTTGGCGCCAATAAAAAGGCGGGATattcaaattgaaaatttccaTTTGATGTTCTTTCGTACGTTTTTATGACGAGACATTCCTTTCAATCCATGATaattttacagaaaaaaagatttgtacAGTCCAACAACCGAATACGAAGAATCGATACAGGCTATGTGTGATATTTATGGACAAACTCCACCCAGAACACGTCTCAGTCGTAAGAAAAGACACATGAAACAAAAACTGGCAGAAGGGTATGCCCTTAATTAGCTTAATTAAACCTTATTTtctgaattaatttatttcgtgcatttcttcctttttgtctcattttttgtttctatccTTGTCTTTTTCGTTATCCAGCGtatgaatgaaaagagaatgttttctttttctacataaattttttatctgtcAAGCTTGCTATgacaaatattgaaataatttctatccttatgtacacatatgtagAAATACGTTAGTAGTGCATACTTAAATCCGTCTGATGTTCTGATgataacgatttaaaaaaatatcaaatcatATTTCTTATCAGAATGATTC
This DNA window, taken from Vespula vulgaris chromosome 19, iyVesVulg1.1, whole genome shotgun sequence, encodes the following:
- the LOC127070752 gene encoding moesin/ezrin/radixin homolog 1 isoform X7, with amino-acid sequence MVAGTKMMNVRVTTMDAELEFAIQQTTTGKQLFDQVVKTIGLREVWFFGLQYTDNKGDLTWIKLYKKRGLPFLSRVVPSGLRKIFHVMNQEVKKETPLQFKFRAKFYPEDVAEELIQDITLRLFYLQVKNAILSDEIYCPPETSVLLASYAVQARHGDFQKGIHTPGFLANDRLLPQRVVDQHKMSKEEWESSITNWWQEHRGMLREDAMMEYLKIAQDLEMYGVNYFEIRNKKGTELWLGVDALGLNIYEKDDKLTPKIGFPWSEIRNISFNEKKFIIKPIDKKAPDFIFFATRVKINKRILALCMGNHELYMRRRKPDTIDVQQMKAQAREEKIAKQQQREKLQLEIAARERAEKKQQEYEERLRNMAEEMDRRQAELNEAQEMIRRLEEQLKQLQAAKEELEDRQKELTAMMEKLELSHEMEAAERAKLEQEIRAKQEEVQRIQSEVEAKDAEARRLQEEFEAAKLRQEEADRAFQASTTPHHHHVEENEEGEEEGEDEVPNCDVTKDLATDESIIDPVEERRTLAERNERLNDQLKALKQDLAQSRDETKETVMDKIHRENVRQGRDKYKTLREIRKGNTKRRVDQFENM
- the LOC127070752 gene encoding moesin/ezrin/radixin homolog 1 isoform X8, which produces MVAGTKMMNVRVTTMDAELEFAIQQTTTGKQLFDQVVKTIGLREVWFFGLQYTDNKGDLTWIKLYKKRGLPFLSRVMNQEVKKETPLQFKFRAKFYPEDVAEELIQDITLRLFYLQVKNAILSDEIYCPPETSVLLASYAVQARHGDFQKGIHTPGFLANDRLLPQRVVDQHKMSKEEWESSITNWWQEHRGMLREDAMMEYLKIAQDLEMYGVNYFEIRNKKGTELWLGVDALGLNIYEKDDKLTPKIGFPWSEIRNISFNEKKFIIKPIDKKAPDFIFFATRVKINKRILALCMGNHELYMRRRKPDTIDVQQMKAQAREEKIAKQQQREKLQLEIAARERAEKKQQEYEERLRNMAEEMDRRQAELNEAQEMIRRLEEQLKQLQAAKEELEDRQKELTAMMEKLELSHEMEAAERAKLEQEIRAKQEEVQRIQSEVEAKDAEARRLQEEFEAAKLRQEEADRAFQASTTPHHHHVEENEEGEEEGEDEVPNCDVTKDLATDESIIDPVEERRTLAERNERLNDQLKALKQDLAQSRDETKETVMDKIHRENVRQGRDKYKTLREIRKGNTKRRVDQFENM
- the LOC127070752 gene encoding moesin/ezrin/radixin homolog 1 isoform X6, with amino-acid sequence MSYLKMNVRVTTMDAELEFAIQQTTTGKQLFDQVVKTIGLREVWFFGLQYTDNKGDLTWIKLYKKPESAITRVVKKEVKKKVRKLRGYSDSDTDDDEFEDDLRGLPFLSRVVPSGLRKIFHVMNQEVKKETPLQFKFRAKFYPEDVAEELIQDITLRLFYLQVKNAILSDEIYCPPETSVLLASYAVQARHGDFQKGIHTPGFLANDRLLPQRVVDQHKMSKEEWESSITNWWQEHRGMLREDAMMEYLKIAQDLEMYGVNYFEIRNKKGTELWLGVDALGLNIYEKDDKLTPKIGFPWSEIRNISFNEKKFIIKPIDKKAPDFIFFATRVKINKRILALCMGNHELYMRRRKPDTIDVQQMKAQAREEKIAKQQQREKLQLEIAARERAEKKQQEYEERLRNMAEEMDRRQAELNEAQEMIRRLEEQLKQLQAAKEELEDRQKELTAMMEKLELSHEMEAAERAKLEQEIRAKQEEVQRIQSEVEAKDAEARRLQEEFEAANRLRQEEADRAFQASTTPHHHHVEENEEGEEEGEDEVPNCDVTKDLATDESIIDPVEERRTLAERNERLNDQLKALKQDLAQSRDETKETVMDKIHRENVRQGRDKYKTLREIRKGNTKRRVDQFENM